Proteins encoded by one window of Salvia splendens isolate huo1 chromosome 14, SspV2, whole genome shotgun sequence:
- the LOC121765668 gene encoding uncharacterized protein LOC121765668, translating to MMIALMGCNCKRDSLIALIMLNSWLCHLVDGSSSNGDSLDSFLYDYAFKKIKKLRSGEVYSVPPPANFSGMELAVARVRTSSLWRKGLRHGLLSIPPKTLPWPFTKRVDVVYQNLGNWSSLYYNVPHHTFLAPVLGFLPYDSSGNGAIEIRALGDEQLVLDFKSYEHVGGAAKCVKFDGNGTLEMSSTTREGWCVVRGRGHFSLVVPNEGKRDWEWWMMGVVLGGFGVILVVLGFLVWKKMRRRKMKGMEEESERSEGLECVWIGRSRMPFASAIRTQPVLEDSYLP from the coding sequence ATGATGATAGCATTGATGGGGTGCAATTGCAAAAGGGATAGCCTCATTGCTCTGATCATGCTGAATTCATGGCTTTGCCACCTCGTCGATGGATCTTCATCAAATGGAGACTCTCTAGATTCATTCCTCTACGACTACGCCTTCAAGAAGATCAAGAAACTCCGGTCGGGGGAGGTGTACTCGGTCCCCCCTCCGGCCAACTTCTCCGGCATGGAGCTGGCCGTGGCCCGAGTCCGTACAAGCAGCCTATGGCGCAAAGGGCTCAGACATGGACTCTTATCAATCCCACCAAAGACATTGCCATGGCCATTCACAAAGAGAGTTGATGTAGTATATCAAAATCTTGGAAACTGGTCTTCTCTTTACTACAATGTGCCTCACCACACATTTCTTGCACCGGTTTTAGGGTTTCTACCTTATGATTCTAGTGGGAATGGAGCCATTGAGATTAGGGCTTTAGGTGATGAGCAATTGGTGTTGGATTTTAAGAGTTATGAACACGTTGGTGGGGCCGCGAAGTGTGTTAAGTTCGATGGGAATGGGACATTGGAGATGAGCAGCACAACGAGGGAGGGGTGGTGCGTGGTGAGAGGGCGGGGCCACTTTTCCCTCGTCGTGCCTAATGAGGGGAAGAGGGATTGGGAATGGTGGATGATGGGGGTGGTTTTGGGGGGGTTTGGGGTGATTTTGGTGGTTTTGGGGTTTTTGGTGTGGAagaagatgaggaggaggaagatgaaGGGAATGGAGGAAGAATCAGAGAGGAGTGAAGGGTTGGAGTGTGTTTGGATTGGGAGAAGTAGAATGCCCTTTGCTTCAGCTATTAGAACACAGCCAGTTCTTGAAGATAGTTATCTTCCTTGA
- the LOC121763755 gene encoding alcohol acyltransferase 9-like, whose protein sequence is MLKSPELPDCIYKAQPVLISPARPTPNHRLYLSNLDDQKFLRFSIKYLYLFTKSLHTAALRGSLARALVEFYPLAGRLRRCVGGDDRKLEVECNGEGAVFAEAEMDLRCEEFVEFVGKPNRALMRKLLYRVEAADFLDIPPLIIQVTNLRDGGTILCTAISHCICDGIGSSQFLHAWAHIHQSSSSPNLPIPPFHSRHVLEPRCPTQVTSAHPGFTKNTPPANDVFHFLQSQPLVTSSVTFSPSQILHLKRQCYPQLKCTAFEALASHTWRSWVRSLGLKPSFQVKLLFSMNIRDKVRPEMPQGYYGNGFVLACAESKVKDLVSANVRHGVISVQHAKSVISDEYVRSVIDLLDDESVVTDLSSSLVISQWSKLGLEDLDFGGGKALHMGPLYSDIYCLFVPVTGALDAVRVLVSMPRSVVEKFEFYMADFDGVVENGDAKNQYEVDSLKMVSV, encoded by the exons ATGCTTAAATCCCCAGAGCTTCCAGATTGCATCTACAAAGCCCAGCCCGTGTTAATCAGCCCGGCCCGGCCCACTCCAAATCACAGGCTCTACCTTTCCAATCTGGATGATCAGAAATTCCTCAGATTCTCCATCAAATATCTCTACCTTTTCACCAAATCTCTCCACACCGCAGCCTTGCGAGGCTCCCTCGCCCGGGCTCTCGTCGAGTTCTACCCCTTAGCCGGCCGGCTGAGGCGGTGCGTGGGCGGGGACGATCGGAAGCTGGAGGTGGAGTGCAACGGAGAAGGAGCGGTGTTTGCGGAAGCGGAGATGGATTTGAggtgtgaggagtttgttgagTTTGTGGGGAAGCCAAACAGGGCCTTAATGAGGAAGCTGCTGTACAGAGTTGAAGCTGCTGATTTCTTGGATATTCCACCTCTCATAATTCAG GTGACGAATCTCCGAGACGGTGGAACGATTCTCTGTACAGCAATAAGTCACTGCATTTGCGACGGAATCGGCTCATCGCAGTTCCTACACGCCTGGGCCCACATCCACCAATCCTCATCGTCCCCGAACCTACCTATCCCGCCGTTCCACTCCCGCCACGTGCTGGAGCCCCGCTGCCCGACGCAAGTGACCTCCGCGCACCCCGGATTTACCAAAAACACCCCTCCAGCGAACGACGTGTTCCACTTCCTCCAGTCCCAGCCGCTCGTGACGTCATCCGTCACATTCTCCCCCTCCCAAATCCTCCACCTGAAAAGGCAATGCTACCCCCAGCTAAAATGCACCGCCTTCGAGGCCCTCGCGTCCCACACGTGGCGCAGCTGGGTCCGCTCGCTGGGGCTAAAACCGTCATTTCAAGTCAAGCTCCTCTTCTCCATGAACATCCGCGACAAGGTGCGCCCGGAGATGCCCCAGGGGTATTACGGGAACGGGTTCGTGCTAGCGTGCGCCGAGTCGAAGGTGAAGGACCTCGTCTCGGCTAACGTGCGCCATGGGGTTATATCGGTGCAACATGCTAAATCAGTGATTAGTGATGAGTATGTTCGATCCGTGATTGATTTGTTGGATGATGAGAGTGTGGTGACGGATTTGTCGTCGAGTTTGGTGATCTCGCAATGGTCGAAATTAGGGTTGGAGGATTTGGATTTTGGGGGAGGGAAGGCTCTTCACATGGGGCCTTTGTATAGTGACATCTATTGCTTGTTTGTTCCGGTGACCGGGGCTCTCGACGCGGTTAGGGTTCTCGTGTCGATGCCTCGGAGCGTGGTCGAGAAATTCGAGTTTTACATGGCGGATTTTGATGGAGTTGTTGAGAATGGGGATGCAAAGAATCAATATGAAGTAGATAGTTTGAAGATGGTTTCGGTTTGA
- the LOC121765408 gene encoding BTB/POZ domain-containing protein POB1-like isoform X2, which produces MRDSGQDLFDPPVAVVDSAYTSSPSASRDPDFGFAFNDSNFSDRVLRIEILADSSEDDGCKTLADWALRKSKRRRGDAPKKETALDINNCPEEQILDCQPEAEDVVGDENHDEEEIPMIEDHLSGDEAVHSDDSNWSEDGSKVIRVKTLHISSPILAAKSPFFYKLFSNGMMESEQRHVTLRINASEEAALMELLNFMYSNKLSTNTAPALLDVLMAADKFEVASCMRHCSRSLRTLPMTPESALLYLDLPSSVLMADAVQPLTDAAKQFLAARYKDISKFQDEVMNLPLAGIEAILSSDDLQVASEDTVYDFALKWTRTHYQKLEERRDILCTRLGRFIRFPYMNSRKLRKVLTCNDFDQDFATKVVLDALFFKAEAPHRQRIHAIEESSSSSRRFVERSYKYRPVKVVGFEHPRQQCVVYLDLKREECAGLFPSGRVYSQAFHLGGQGFFLSAHCNMDQGSSFHCFGLFLGMQEKGSVSFAVDYEFAARSKPTEEYISKYKGNYTFTGGKAVGYRNLFSIPWTSFMAEDSLYFINDMLHLRAELTIKRDVASS; this is translated from the exons ATGAGGGATTCGGGTCAGGATCTGTTTGACCCGCCCGTCGCCGTCGTGGACTCCGCCTACACCTCCTCCCCCAGTGCCAGCCGCGACCCCGATTTCGGATTCGCCTTCAACGACAGCAATTTCTCCGACCGAGTTCTCCGAATCGAGATTCTCGCCGATTCCTCCGAGGACGACGGCTGCAAAACCCTAGCTGATTGGGCGCTGCGCAAGAGCAAACGCCGCCGCGGCGATGCGCCCAAGAAGGAGACTG CTTTGGATATCAACAATTGCCCCGAAGAGCAGATTTTAGACTGTCAGCCAGAAGCTGAAGATGTCGTGGGTGACGAGAATCATGATGAGGAAGAGATTCCAATGATAGAAGATCATCTATCAG GGGATGAAGCTGTTCACAGTGATGATTCAAATTGGTCTGAAGATGGTTCAAAAGTGATTAGAGTGAAAACTTTGCATATTAGCTCTCCCATCTTAGCAGCCAAGAGTCCATTTTTCTATAAG TTGTTCTCAAACGGTATGATGGAATCAGAACAGAGACATGTCACCCTAAGAATTAATGCCTCAG AAGAAGCTGCACTTATGGAACTCCTAAATTTTATGTATAGCAACAAGTTAAGCACCAATACAGCTCCTGCTTTATTAGACGTGCTAATGGCTGCTGATAAGTTTGAGGTTGCTTCATGTATGAGACATTGTAGTCGTTCACTGAGAACATTGCCCATGACTCCAGAGTCTGCGTTACTGTATCTGGATCTTCCTTCTAGCGTCCTTATGGCTGATGCAGTTCAACCACTGACTGATGCAGCAAAACAATTCTTAGCTGCACGCTACAAAGATATATCAAA GTTCCAAGATGAGGTTATGAATTTGCCTCTTGCTGGAATCGAAGCAATCCTATCAAGCGATGATCTTCAGGTGGCTTCAGAGGATACAGTTTACGACTTTGCACTAAAGTGGACCAGGACTCACTATCAAAAGCTGGAGGAGCGGCGTGATATCCTCTGCACCCGGTTGGGTCGCTTTATCCGTTTCCCTTACATGAATTCCCGGAAGCTTAGGAAAGTTCTGACCTGCAATGACTTCGATCAAGATTTTGCTACTAAAGTTGTGCTTGATGCCCTCTTTTTCAAGGCAGAGGCCCCACATCGTCAGAGAATACATGCCATAGAGGAGTCATCATCCTCTAGCCGCCGGTTTGTGGAGCGATCGTACAAATACAGGCCGGTCAAGGTTGTTGGGTTTGAACACCCACGCCAACAGTGCGTAGTCTACTTAGATCTAAAGCGGGAAGAGTGCGCTGGTCTGTTCCCGTCTGGACGGGTGTATTCTCAAGCGTTCCACTTGGGCGGGCAAGGCTTTTTCCTATCCGCGCATTGCAACATGGATCAAGGGAGCTCGTTTCACTGCTTCGGCCTGTTCCTAGGGATGCAAGAAAAGGGCTCTGTCTCATTCGCCGTTGATTATGAATTCGCTGCTAGATCCAAACCCACAGAAGAATACATCAGCAAATACAAGGGTAACTACACATTCACCGGCGGCAAAGCAGTTGGATATCGCAACCTGTTCAGCATTCCGTGGACTTCATTCATGGCCGAGGACAGTCTCTATTTCATCAACGACATGCTCCATCTCCGAGCAGAGCTCACCATCAAACGCGACGTCGCCTCGTCGTAG
- the LOC121765409 gene encoding eukaryotic translation initiation factor 1A-like, producing MPKNKGKGGKNRKRGKNEADDEKRELVFKEDGQEYAQVMRMLGNGRCEATCIDGVKRLCHIRGKMHKKVWIGAGDIILVGLRDYQDDKADVILKYMPDEARLLKAYGELPENTRLNEGIAGGLDEEEDGPGDDYIEFEDEDLDKL from the exons ATGCCGAAGAACAAGGGAAAGGGAGGGAAGAATCGGAAGAGGGGAAAGAACGAGGCTGATGATGAGAAGAGAGAGCTCGTCTTCAAGGAAGATGGTCAGGAGTACGCCCAGGTCATGCGTATGCTCGGGAACGGCCGCTGCGAGGCTACCTGTATCGACGGCGTCAAGCGCCTCTGCCATATCCGCGGCAAGATGCACAAGAAGGTCTGGATTGGCGCCGGTGACATCATCCTCGTCGGCCTCCGTGACTATCAG GATGACAAGGCTGATGTTATCTTGAAATACATGCCCGACGAAGCCAGGCTGCTGAAGGCGTATGGGGAGCTGCCGGAGAACACCAGGTTGAACGAGGGCATCGCTGGTGGGCTGGACGAGGAAGAAGATGGCCCTGGTGACGATTACATTGAATTCGAGGACGAAGACCTTGACAAACTCTAG
- the LOC121765408 gene encoding BTB/POZ domain-containing protein POB1-like isoform X1 yields MRDSGQDLFDPPVAVVDSAYTSSPSASRDPDFGFAFNDSNFSDRVLRIEILADSSEDDGCKTLADWALRKSKRRRGDAPKKETDMYHSFAALDINNCPEEQILDCQPEAEDVVGDENHDEEEIPMIEDHLSGDEAVHSDDSNWSEDGSKVIRVKTLHISSPILAAKSPFFYKLFSNGMMESEQRHVTLRINASEEAALMELLNFMYSNKLSTNTAPALLDVLMAADKFEVASCMRHCSRSLRTLPMTPESALLYLDLPSSVLMADAVQPLTDAAKQFLAARYKDISKFQDEVMNLPLAGIEAILSSDDLQVASEDTVYDFALKWTRTHYQKLEERRDILCTRLGRFIRFPYMNSRKLRKVLTCNDFDQDFATKVVLDALFFKAEAPHRQRIHAIEESSSSSRRFVERSYKYRPVKVVGFEHPRQQCVVYLDLKREECAGLFPSGRVYSQAFHLGGQGFFLSAHCNMDQGSSFHCFGLFLGMQEKGSVSFAVDYEFAARSKPTEEYISKYKGNYTFTGGKAVGYRNLFSIPWTSFMAEDSLYFINDMLHLRAELTIKRDVASS; encoded by the exons ATGAGGGATTCGGGTCAGGATCTGTTTGACCCGCCCGTCGCCGTCGTGGACTCCGCCTACACCTCCTCCCCCAGTGCCAGCCGCGACCCCGATTTCGGATTCGCCTTCAACGACAGCAATTTCTCCGACCGAGTTCTCCGAATCGAGATTCTCGCCGATTCCTCCGAGGACGACGGCTGCAAAACCCTAGCTGATTGGGCGCTGCGCAAGAGCAAACGCCGCCGCGGCGATGCGCCCAAGAAGGAGACTG ACATGTACCACTCGTTTGCAGCTTTGGATATCAACAATTGCCCCGAAGAGCAGATTTTAGACTGTCAGCCAGAAGCTGAAGATGTCGTGGGTGACGAGAATCATGATGAGGAAGAGATTCCAATGATAGAAGATCATCTATCAG GGGATGAAGCTGTTCACAGTGATGATTCAAATTGGTCTGAAGATGGTTCAAAAGTGATTAGAGTGAAAACTTTGCATATTAGCTCTCCCATCTTAGCAGCCAAGAGTCCATTTTTCTATAAG TTGTTCTCAAACGGTATGATGGAATCAGAACAGAGACATGTCACCCTAAGAATTAATGCCTCAG AAGAAGCTGCACTTATGGAACTCCTAAATTTTATGTATAGCAACAAGTTAAGCACCAATACAGCTCCTGCTTTATTAGACGTGCTAATGGCTGCTGATAAGTTTGAGGTTGCTTCATGTATGAGACATTGTAGTCGTTCACTGAGAACATTGCCCATGACTCCAGAGTCTGCGTTACTGTATCTGGATCTTCCTTCTAGCGTCCTTATGGCTGATGCAGTTCAACCACTGACTGATGCAGCAAAACAATTCTTAGCTGCACGCTACAAAGATATATCAAA GTTCCAAGATGAGGTTATGAATTTGCCTCTTGCTGGAATCGAAGCAATCCTATCAAGCGATGATCTTCAGGTGGCTTCAGAGGATACAGTTTACGACTTTGCACTAAAGTGGACCAGGACTCACTATCAAAAGCTGGAGGAGCGGCGTGATATCCTCTGCACCCGGTTGGGTCGCTTTATCCGTTTCCCTTACATGAATTCCCGGAAGCTTAGGAAAGTTCTGACCTGCAATGACTTCGATCAAGATTTTGCTACTAAAGTTGTGCTTGATGCCCTCTTTTTCAAGGCAGAGGCCCCACATCGTCAGAGAATACATGCCATAGAGGAGTCATCATCCTCTAGCCGCCGGTTTGTGGAGCGATCGTACAAATACAGGCCGGTCAAGGTTGTTGGGTTTGAACACCCACGCCAACAGTGCGTAGTCTACTTAGATCTAAAGCGGGAAGAGTGCGCTGGTCTGTTCCCGTCTGGACGGGTGTATTCTCAAGCGTTCCACTTGGGCGGGCAAGGCTTTTTCCTATCCGCGCATTGCAACATGGATCAAGGGAGCTCGTTTCACTGCTTCGGCCTGTTCCTAGGGATGCAAGAAAAGGGCTCTGTCTCATTCGCCGTTGATTATGAATTCGCTGCTAGATCCAAACCCACAGAAGAATACATCAGCAAATACAAGGGTAACTACACATTCACCGGCGGCAAAGCAGTTGGATATCGCAACCTGTTCAGCATTCCGTGGACTTCATTCATGGCCGAGGACAGTCTCTATTTCATCAACGACATGCTCCATCTCCGAGCAGAGCTCACCATCAAACGCGACGTCGCCTCGTCGTAG